The Kluyvera intermedia genome includes the window AGATCTGGGTCAGATCGATTTAGTCGTTTACTCACTGGCTTCTCCAGTGCGTAAAATGCCGAAAACTGGCGAAGTGGTTCGTTCTGCGCTGAAACCAATCGGCGAGGTTTACACCTCTAAAGCGATTGATACCAACAAAGATCAGATCATCACTGCCAGCATTGAACCGGCAACCGAAGAAGAAGTTCAGAACACCGTGACCGTGATGGGCGGCGAAGACTGGGAACTGTGGATGGGCGCGCTGAGCGAAGCTGGCGTGCTGGCTGAAGGCGTGAAAACCGTTGCCTACTCTTACATCGGTACCGACCTGACCTGGCCAATCTACTGGCACGGCGCGCTGGGCAAAGCGAAAGAAGACCTCGATCGTGCAGCAGGTGAACTGCGTAACCAGCTGGCTCCGCTTCACGGTTCCGCCAACGTAGCGGTACTGAAGTCGGTCATTACCCAGGCGTCTTCTGCTATTCCAGTGATGCCTTTGTATATCTCTATGGTCTTCAAGCTGATGAAAGCACAGGGCATTCACGAAGGGTGCATCGAACAGATCAACCGTCTGATGACCACCAGCTTGTACGGCGACAAGGCTGCACTTGATGATAACCAGCGTATCCGTATGGATGACTGGGAACTGCGTGAAGACATTCAGCAGGCCTGTCGCGACCTGTGGCCGCTGATCACCACCGAAAACCTGGCGCAAGAAACCGACTATGCAGGATACAAGCAGGAATTCCTGAGCCTGTTCGGTTTTGGCCTCGACGGCGTGGATTACGATGCGGATGTGAACACCGAAGTTGAATTCGATGTGATCACGCTGTAGTTGACTGATTAGTCGCAAAAAAAAGGGGTTCATGGAAAACATGAACCCCTTTTTTAATGGCCCTGACCTGCGCGATATCAGACGTTAACCCGCAAGGAAGAAACGGAACGCTGGATTGTGAGTTTCGTCGTGACAGTCGTAGCCCAATTCGTTAAGACGGGTTTCGAAGTCCGGCTCATTCTCGCCTAGTTCAAACGCCGCCAGCACGCGCCCAAAGTCGGTACCATGGCTGCGATAGTGGAACAGTGAAATATTCCAGTGCGTGCCTAAAGTATGCAGGAACTTCAAAAGCGCGCCCGGCGATTCCGGGAACTCGAAGCTGTACAGACGCTCCTGCAACGGCTGTGACGGACGTCCACCAACCATATAGCGCACATGCAGCTTAGCCATTTCGTCGTCGGAGAGATCCACCACGCTGTAGCCACCCTCGTTGAGCAACTGGAGGATTTCTTTGCGTTCCTCCAGCCCACGACTCAGGCGTACGCCAACAAAAATACAGGCGTCTTTTGCATTGGCATAACGGTAGTTAAACTCGGTTACCGAGCGCCCACCCAGCAGTTGGCAGAACTTCAGGAAGCTCCCCTTCTCTTCCGGAATGGTCACCGCCAGCAGCGCTTCACGCTGTTCCCCCAGCTCGCAACGTTCGGAAACGTAACGCAGGCCGTGGAAGTTAACATTCGCGCCGGAGAGCACGTGTGCCAGTCGTTCACCGCGAATATTGTGCTGAGCGATGTATTTTTTCATCCCCGCCAGCGCCAGCGCGCCTGATGGCTCTGCTACCGCACGCACGTCTTCAAACAAGTCTTTCATTGCCGCACAGATAGCATCGCTATCCACGGTGATGATGTCGTCGAGATATTCCTGACACAGACGGAAGGTTTCATCACCGATGCGTTTCACCGCCACGCCTTCGGCAAACAACCCAACGCGCGGTAAATCGACCGGATGACCGGCATCCAGCGCCGCTTTCAGACAGGCTGAATCTTCGGCTTCGACCGCAATCACTTTGATTTGCGGCATCAGTTGTTTAATCAGCACCGCCACGCCCGCCGCCAGACCGCCGCCGCCGACCGGCACAAAAACCCGGTCGAGATGCGCATCCTGCTGGAGCAGTTCTAACGCCAGCGTACCCTGCCCGGCAATCACCATCGGATGATCGAACGGTGGCACCCAGGTAAAGCCCTGCTGCTGCGACAGTTCAATCGCTTTGGCTTTGGCTTCGTCAAAATTAGCCCCGTGCAACAACACTTCGCCGCCGAAACCGCGAACCGCGTCGACTTTGATATCTGCGGTAGCTGTTGGCATGACGATAAGCGCCTTCACACCTAACCGCGAAGCTGAGAAGGCTACGCCCTGCGCATGGTTACCTGCGGACGCGGTAATCACCCCGTGGGATTTCTGCTCCGCTGTCAGGCCCGCCATCATTGCGTAAGCACCACGCAATTTGAAGCTATGCACCGGCT containing:
- the fabV gene encoding enoyl-ACP reductase FabV, which translates into the protein MIIKPKIRGFICTTTHPTGCKVNVEKQIEYVKQNGKIANGPSRVLVIGASTGYGLASRISAAFGSGAATIGVFFEKPGTETKPGSAGWYNSAAFDQAAKREGLYSKSINGDAFSDECRDEVIKLIKEDLGQIDLVVYSLASPVRKMPKTGEVVRSALKPIGEVYTSKAIDTNKDQIITASIEPATEEEVQNTVTVMGGEDWELWMGALSEAGVLAEGVKTVAYSYIGTDLTWPIYWHGALGKAKEDLDRAAGELRNQLAPLHGSANVAVLKSVITQASSAIPVMPLYISMVFKLMKAQGIHEGCIEQINRLMTTSLYGDKAALDDNQRIRMDDWELREDIQQACRDLWPLITTENLAQETDYAGYKQEFLSLFGFGLDGVDYDADVNTEVEFDVITL
- the ilvA gene encoding threonine ammonia-lyase, biosynthetic codes for the protein MADSQPLSGAPEGAEYLRAVLRAPVYEAVQVTPLQKMDKLSSRLDNVILVKREDRQPVHSFKLRGAYAMMAGLTAEQKSHGVITASAGNHAQGVAFSASRLGVKALIVMPTATADIKVDAVRGFGGEVLLHGANFDEAKAKAIELSQQQGFTWVPPFDHPMVIAGQGTLALELLQQDAHLDRVFVPVGGGGLAAGVAVLIKQLMPQIKVIAVEAEDSACLKAALDAGHPVDLPRVGLFAEGVAVKRIGDETFRLCQEYLDDIITVDSDAICAAMKDLFEDVRAVAEPSGALALAGMKKYIAQHNIRGERLAHVLSGANVNFHGLRYVSERCELGEQREALLAVTIPEEKGSFLKFCQLLGGRSVTEFNYRYANAKDACIFVGVRLSRGLEERKEILQLLNEGGYSVVDLSDDEMAKLHVRYMVGGRPSQPLQERLYSFEFPESPGALLKFLHTLGTHWNISLFHYRSHGTDFGRVLAAFELGENEPDFETRLNELGYDCHDETHNPAFRFFLAG